From a single Nematostella vectensis chromosome 3, jaNemVect1.1, whole genome shotgun sequence genomic region:
- the LOC5518708 gene encoding biogenesis of lysosome-related organelles complex 1 subunit 6: protein MASLGTTVEPVAQNMTEQVASEEPEEQKEGASLESLEAAIEILSTEVLAAFLPEMDEAKEKINELTQNQGILIETMQQENAKFAESQEAKALAEILSQVRAYHIKLNKIKHEMSSINERVARLKRRAQKLKSQKEKEEKSKLEAQQRELELERELTAKIATEPK from the exons ATGGCGAGTTTAGGGACTACGGTGGAACCAGTTGCCCAAAATATGACAGAACAAGTAGCGAGTGAAGAGCCAGAGGAACAGAAAGAAGGGGCCAGTCTTGAGAGTTTGGAGGCCGCTATTGAAATACTTTCAACCGAAGTGCTCGCGGCTTTTTTGCCCGAAATGGACGAGGCCAAGGAGAAAATTAACGAGCTGAC GCAAAACCAGGGAATTCTTATTGAAACTATGCAACAGGAAAATGCCAAGTTTGCAGAGAGTCAAGAAGCTAAAGCTCTGGCAGAAATC TTGTCTCAAGTACGGGCATATCATATCAAGTTGAACAAAATCAAGCATGAGATGTCATCAATCAACGAAAGAGTTGCAAGATTAAAG CGAAGAGCTCAGAAACTCAAGAGTCAAAAAGAGAAGGAAGAGAAGAGCAAATTAGAGGCTCAGCAACGAGAGCTGGAACTAGAGAGAGAATTGACTGCAAAGATAGCAACTGAACCTAAATAG
- the LOC5518665 gene encoding solute carrier family 17 member 9 isoform X2 encodes MLRKRKMEEEDIVLVAKELLSEKESAESKECSSHWPRKDRSQWLITLMASTASIYVTRIIMPLCEPTLALDMGWNKRESGLVLSSFFWGYLITQIPGGFLSDVYGAERLLLWAVTGCSLSTLVIPLVASQKVTSPITLVLISRLALGVFQGIYYPSLYSLLAKSLPISERSSCSAFALAGGPVGSLVIGGLGSLVLARCGWRWVFLSFGSIGLLWAVLWKKIFIDHNSQMNPTYSPSHTKSEQSSARKNVPWGKIISEPAIWAVVIVHFCHNCMYFTLISWMPTYFHENFPESQGWVFNVVPYIGNFVGKLGGGYVADKMIKMGFSVAFTRKFLETLGTCVPALVLLSTSQAVHFWQALVCMSMALCLCGASTSGSLMNIQDLSPGFAGSISGVVFTISAIPDSSHWKVFVKCGIA; translated from the exons ATGCTTCGTAAGAGAAAGATGGAGGAGGAAGATATAGTGTTGGTCGCGAAGGAGCTTTTGTCTGAGAAAGAATCTGCTGAGTCAAAAGAATGCTCATCCCATTGGCCAAGAAAAGACCGATCGCAATGGCTTATTACTCTTATGGCTTCAACAGCATCCATTTATGTCACCAGAATCATAATGCCGCTGTGTGAGCCAACACTCGCCTTAGATATGGGCTGGAACAAGAGAGAATCA GGCCTGGTTTTGTCATCTTTCTTCTGGGGTTACCTGATCACCCAAATTCCTGGTGGCTTTTTGAGTGATGTGTACGGAGCTGAGCGGCTATTATTGTGGGCCGTTACAGGCTGCTCACTCAGTACATTAGTTATTCCACTTGTTGCCTCACAAAAGGTCACCTCTCCCATCACCCTTGTCCTCATATCAAGGCTAGCACTTGGCGTCTTTCAGG GTATTTATTACCCATCACTTTACAGCTTATTGGCCAAGAGTTTGCCAATAAGTGAGCGGTCATCTTGTAGTGCCTTTGCACTAGCTGGAGGCCCTGTTGG CTCTCTTGTCATTGGCGGTCTTGGCTCCTTGGTGCTAGCTAGATGTGGCTGGCGCTGGGTCTTTCTATCATTTGGTTCAATTGGTCTGCTATGGGCAGTCTTATGGAAGAAGATTTTTATTGATCATAATTCACAAATGAATCCAACTTATTCTCCATCCCACACAAAAAGTGAACAATCTTCTGCAAGGAAAAATGTCCCCTGGGGGAAAATCATAAGTGAACCGGCCATATG gGCTGTGGTTATCGTTCACTTCTGTCACAACTGTATGTATTTTACTCTCATTTCATGGATGCCAACATATTTTCACGAAAACTTCCCTGAATCTCAG GGCTGGGTGTTCAATGTTGTTCCATATATTGGGAACTTTGTTGGAAAACTTGGTGGAGGCTATGTAGCGGACAAGATGATCAAGATGG GCTTTTCAGTAGCATTTACAAGAAAGTTTCTAGAG ACCCTCGGTACTTGTGTTCCGGCACTAGTGCTTCTGAGCACCTCGCAAGCCGTTCATTTCTGGCAGGCGCTAGTGTGTATGTCGATGGCGTTGTGCCTGTGTGGGGCATCCACTAGCGGCTCTCTGATGAACATACAGGACCTCTCTCCCGGGTTTGCTGGATCTATCTCCG GTGTTGTCTTTACAATTAGCGCAATCCCAG ATTCCTCCCACTGGAAAGTTTTCGTAAAATGTGGAATTGCTTGA
- the LOC5518664 gene encoding deoxyuridine 5'-triphosphate nucleotidohydrolase has product MGQALSNVLAAVGWYSYEERAETVLYFKKLTKLGLPPTRGSSHAAGYDLYSAYDVSIPAQGKALVKTDIAVAIPDGCYGRVAPRSSLAWKHQIDVGAGVIDRDYRGNVGVVLFNLGSSAYEVKQGDRIAQLIVERIQTPSIVEVEDLDSTERGAGGYGSTGK; this is encoded by the exons ATGGGACAAGCTCTCTCCAATGTTCTAGCAGCTGTTGGCTGGTATTCCTACGAAGAAAGAGCGGAAACTGTGCTGTATTTCAAGAAACTTACGAAACTTGGTTTGCCTCCGACTCGTGGGTCTAGCCACGCTGCCGGCTATGATCTGTACAGTGCGTATGACGTCTCAATCCCCGCTCAAGGAAAAGCTCTCGTGAAGACAGACATTGCTGTAGCTATTCCCGATGGCTGCTATGGTCGTGTTGCTCCAAG ATCCAGCCTGGCTTGGAAGCACCAGATTGATGTTGGAGCTGGAGTGATTGACAGAGATTACCGTGGTAACGTGGGGGTTGTACTATTCAACCTTGGTTCCAGTGCCTATGAAGTGAAGCAGGGAGATCGTATCGCCCAGCTGATCGTGGAAAGGATACAGACTCCTTCAATTGTTGAGGTCGAG GATCTTGATAGTACAGAAAGAGGAGCTGGAGGCTACGGCTCAACCGGGAAGTGA
- the LOC5518665 gene encoding solute carrier family 17 member 9 isoform X1 → MLRKRKMEEEDIVLVAKELLSEKESAESKECSSHWPRKDRSQWLITLMASTASIYVTRIIMPLCEPTLALDMGWNKRESGLVLSSFFWGYLITQIPGGFLSDVYGAERLLLWAVTGCSLSTLVIPLVASQKVTSPITLVLISRLALGVFQGIYYPSLYSLLAKSLPISERSSCSAFALAGGPVGSLVIGGLGSLVLARCGWRWVFLSFGSIGLLWAVLWKKIFIDHNSQMNPTYSPSHTKSEQSSARKNVPWGKIISEPAIWAVVIVHFCHNCMYFTLISWMPTYFHENFPESQGWVFNVVPYIGNFVGKLGGGYVADKMIKMGFSVAFTRKFLETLGTCVPALVLLSTSQAVHFWQALVCMSMALCLCGASTSGSLMNIQDLSPGFAGSISGVVFTISAIPGVLGVYATGYILHVTNSWTTVFQLTAVICTAGCAVYNVFAKGHKIL, encoded by the exons ATGCTTCGTAAGAGAAAGATGGAGGAGGAAGATATAGTGTTGGTCGCGAAGGAGCTTTTGTCTGAGAAAGAATCTGCTGAGTCAAAAGAATGCTCATCCCATTGGCCAAGAAAAGACCGATCGCAATGGCTTATTACTCTTATGGCTTCAACAGCATCCATTTATGTCACCAGAATCATAATGCCGCTGTGTGAGCCAACACTCGCCTTAGATATGGGCTGGAACAAGAGAGAATCA GGCCTGGTTTTGTCATCTTTCTTCTGGGGTTACCTGATCACCCAAATTCCTGGTGGCTTTTTGAGTGATGTGTACGGAGCTGAGCGGCTATTATTGTGGGCCGTTACAGGCTGCTCACTCAGTACATTAGTTATTCCACTTGTTGCCTCACAAAAGGTCACCTCTCCCATCACCCTTGTCCTCATATCAAGGCTAGCACTTGGCGTCTTTCAGG GTATTTATTACCCATCACTTTACAGCTTATTGGCCAAGAGTTTGCCAATAAGTGAGCGGTCATCTTGTAGTGCCTTTGCACTAGCTGGAGGCCCTGTTGG CTCTCTTGTCATTGGCGGTCTTGGCTCCTTGGTGCTAGCTAGATGTGGCTGGCGCTGGGTCTTTCTATCATTTGGTTCAATTGGTCTGCTATGGGCAGTCTTATGGAAGAAGATTTTTATTGATCATAATTCACAAATGAATCCAACTTATTCTCCATCCCACACAAAAAGTGAACAATCTTCTGCAAGGAAAAATGTCCCCTGGGGGAAAATCATAAGTGAACCGGCCATATG gGCTGTGGTTATCGTTCACTTCTGTCACAACTGTATGTATTTTACTCTCATTTCATGGATGCCAACATATTTTCACGAAAACTTCCCTGAATCTCAG GGCTGGGTGTTCAATGTTGTTCCATATATTGGGAACTTTGTTGGAAAACTTGGTGGAGGCTATGTAGCGGACAAGATGATCAAGATGG GCTTTTCAGTAGCATTTACAAGAAAGTTTCTAGAG ACCCTCGGTACTTGTGTTCCGGCACTAGTGCTTCTGAGCACCTCGCAAGCCGTTCATTTCTGGCAGGCGCTAGTGTGTATGTCGATGGCGTTGTGCCTGTGTGGGGCATCCACTAGCGGCTCTCTGATGAACATACAGGACCTCTCTCCCGGGTTTGCTGGATCTATCTCCG GTGTTGTCTTTACAATTAGCGCAATCCCAG GCGTCCTCGGTGTTTACGCGACCGGGTATATTCTACATGTCACTAACAGCTGGACCACGGTGTTTCAGCTGACCGCAGTCATTTGTACCGCGGGCTGCGCTGTGTATAACGTCTTTGCCAAAGGGCATAAAATACTTTAA